A region from the Hippopotamus amphibius kiboko isolate mHipAmp2 chromosome 15, mHipAmp2.hap2, whole genome shotgun sequence genome encodes:
- the LRRC14B gene encoding leucine-rich repeat-containing protein 14B: MELDETRPLREDPPPSRGTSTLTCAQEVTQAEVLTTSSARHRAAGQCAPRGLGVMSGSTADAPGHEGGADPSADLEGLPPPVGTMQSLRFLSAEALASHPQVARRSLDGAAHSLYPLLFKASYVLEQAEVIRVLLEHWPLEEFRLGALLGPSADHPEDLRDRACRACLEACVRGLADHVLRGGGRRRRLRVADLTGIRDVQVQGCPCGRALGRWGRTELLARTCCELQAEARAARHPIEVLADIFVTGGSFELVVRALGPAGPAPMRLRCLSFRADSLGAEQLLHVLRLAGPGELRRLEVVHNVRLHAGHVQQLLAQVGFPRLVSLTLPIKALDAPPASTPAPDGEDPLLTSIAWELSQMTQLTELSVAFCTLTGKLQKLLSPLRTPLRALDLGHCALDGADVAFLASCRHAAHLETLDLSGHRLPDPLPSAFLRLLGRAAPTLAALTLEDCGLADRHVGALGAALGACRRLRELRLPGNPLSARALRSLLAALCALPRLRRVELPVPRDCYPEGGAYPLDGPAAAKFDRQRYDAIAGELRALLLRAGRGDIRVCTPLSGDFDPDTRETGRELGAHLRQALATALEGASRALRHAE; this comes from the exons ATGGAGCTGGATGAGACGCGGCCCCTCAGGGAGGACCCCCCTCCGAGCAGAGGAACCTCCACCCTGACGTGTGCACAGGAGGTCACTCAAGCCGAGGTCCTGACCACCTCCTCTGCCAGGCACCGGGCCGCCGGTCAGTGTGCCCCTCGAGGCCTGGGCGTCATGTC gggaaGCACTGCTGACGCGCCGGGGCACGAGGGAGGGGCCGACCCGAGTGCAGATCTGGAGGGCCTG CCCCCGCCGGTGGGCACAATGCAGTCGCTTCGCTTCCTGTCTGCTGAGGCCCTGGCATCGCACCCCCAGGTGGCCCGGCGCAGCCTGGACGGGGCAGCCCACAGCTTGTACCCGCTGCTCTTCAAAGCCAGCTACGTGCTGGAGCAGGCGGAGGTGATCCGCGTGCTGCTGGAGCACTGGCCGCTGGAGGAGTTCCGGCTGGGCGCCCTGCTGGGACCAAGCGCAGACCACCCGGAGGACCTGCGGGACCGGGCCTGCCGGGCCTGCCTGGAGGCCTGTGTGCGCGGCCTCGCGGACCACGTGCTccggggcgggggccggcggcggcggctgagGGTGGCCGACCTCACAGGCATCCGAGACGTGCAGGTGCAGGGGTGTCCCTGCGGGAGGGCGCTGGGCAGGTGGGGCCGCACCGAGCTGCTGGCCAGGACCTGCTGCGAGCTGCAGGCGGAGGCCCGTGCGGCCCGGCACCCCATCGAGGTCCTCGCCGACATCTTCGTCACCGGGGGCAGCTTCGAGTTGGTGGTGCGGGCCCTGGGGCCGGCGGGCCCCGCCCCGATGCGCCTGCGCTGTCTCTCCTTCCGGGCCGACAGCCTGGGCGCCGAGCAGCTGCTGCACGTGCTGCGTCTGGCGGGGCCCGGCGAGCTGCGCAGGCTGGAGGTGGTGCACAACGTGCGTCTGCACGCCGGCCACGTGCAGCAGCTGCTGGCGCAGGTGGGCTTCCCCCGGCTGGTGTCGCTCACCCTGCCCATCAAGGCCTTGGACGCGCCCCCGGCCAGCACCCCCGCCCCTGACGGCGAGGACCCCCTGCTCACCTCCATCGCCTGGGAGCTCAGCCAGATGACGCAGCTCACTGAGCTGAGCGTGGCCTTCTGCACGCTGACCGGGAAGCTCCAGAAACTGCTCAG CCCGCTCCGGACGCCGCTGAGAGCGCTGGACCTGGGCCACTGCGCCCTGGACGGCGCCGACGTGGCCTTCCTGGCGAGCTGCCGCCACGCCGCCCACCTGGAGACGCTGGACCTCAGCGGGCACCGCCTGCCGGACCCGCTGCCCTCGGCCTTCCTCCGGCTGCTGGGCCGGGCCGCCCCGACGCTCGCGGCCCTGACCCTGGAGGACTGCGGCCTGGCCGACCGGCACGTGGGCGCGCTGGGCGCCGCGCTGGGCGCCTGCCGCCGGCTGCGCGAGCTCCGCCTCCCGGGGAACCCGCTGTCCGCGCGCGCGCTCCGGAGCCTCCTCGCGGCCCTCTGCGCTCTGCCCCGGCTGCGGCGCGTGGAGCTCCCGGTGCCCAGGGACTGCTACCCCGAGGGCGGCGCCTACCCCCTGGACGGGCCGGCGGCGGCCAAGTTCGACCGGCAGAGATACGACGCGATCGCGGGCGAGCTGCGCGCGCTGCTGCTACGGGCCGGCCGCGGCGACATCCGGGTCTGCACGCCGCTCTCCGGGGACTTCGACCCCGACACCCGGGAGACGGGCCGCGAGCTCGGGGCGCACCTGCGGCAGGCGTTGGCCACGGCCCTGGAGGGCGCCTCGCGGGCGCTGCGGCACGCGGAgtag
- the LOC130837210 gene encoding ATP synthase subunit g, mitochondrial-like: MAQSVRNLTEKALALVNGAVTYLKPQLATCWHYAKVELVPPTPAEIPAAIQGLKRIISSAQICSLKQLTVKGTLLNGLVATEVWMGFYVGEIIDKRGIIGYDV; encoded by the coding sequence ATGGCCCAGTCCGTCCGTAACCTCACGGAGAAGGCCCTGGCACTGGTCAATGGTGCTGTGACTTACTTGAAGCCTCAGTTGGCCACATGTTGGCACTATGCCAAGGTTGAGCTGGTTCCTCCAACCCCTGCTGAGATCCCTGCAGCTATTCAGGGCTTGAAAAGAATAATCAGTAGTGCTCAGATCTGTAGCTTAAAACAGCTCACAGTTAAGGGAACTCTTCTTAATGGTTTGGTGGCCACTGAGGTGTGGATGGGGTTTTATGTTGGTGAGATCATAGACAAGCGTGGCATCATTGGCTATGATGTTTGA
- the CCDC127 gene encoding coiled-coil domain-containing protein 127, whose translation MNNLNDPPNWNIRPNSRADGGDGSRWNYALLVPMLGLAAFRWIWSRESRKEIEKEREAYQQRTAAFQRDLEAKYHATISESRRAVAQLSLELEKEQNRTTSYREALISQGRRMVEEKKLLEQERARVLQETRQPLRSAYLSCLDKEEDWQRRARLLLREFEDALTERQSIYCSLLLPRHKRLAIEKSLLVRASTDPVAADLELAAGLTDIFKHDTYCGDIWNTDRRQNGRLMWLYLRYWQLIVELKKFKSAEKAILEK comes from the exons ATGAATAACTTAAATGACCCCCCAAATTGGAATATCCGGCCCAATTCCAGGGCTGATGGGGGTGATGGAAGCAGATGGAATTATGCCCTGTTGGTTCCGATGCTGGGACTGGCTGCTTTTC gTTGGATTTGGTCTAGGGAGTCccgaaaagaaatagaaaaagagagggaagcGTACCAGCAGAGAACAGCTGCCTTCCAGCGGGACCTCGAAGCCAAGTACCATGCTACGATCTCAGAAAGTCGACGGGCCGTGGCACAGTTGTCCCTGGAActtgaaaaggaacaaaacagaaCGACTAGTTACCGAGAAGCCCTCATCTCTCAGGGGCGCAGGATGGTAGAAGAGAAGAAGCTTCTGGAGCAGGAACGGGCTCGGGTCCTGCAGGAGACGAGGCAGCCCTTGCGGAGTGCGTACCTGAGCTGCCTGGACAAGGAGGAGGACTGGCAGCGGAGAGCCAGGCTTCTGCTGAGAGAGTTCGAGGACGCCCTCACAGAAAGACAGAGCATCTACTGCAGCCTGCTGCTCCCCCGCCACAAGCGGCTGGCGATCGAGAAGAGCCTGCTGGTCCGCGCGTCCACTGACCCAGTCGCTGCTGACCTAGAGCTGGCAGCTGGCCTGACTGACATATTCAAGCACGACACGTACTGTGGTGACATCTGGAACACCGACAGGCGCCAAAATGGGAGGCTCATGTGGCTGTATCTCAGATACTGGCAGCTAATTGTCGAGCTGAAAAAGTTTAAAAGCGCAGAAAAAGCCATACTGGAAAAGTGA